One Acidobacteriota bacterium genomic window, TCCATCAATGAATTTATACTCCAACCGAATAACACAGGGAGCGGACTTGAGTCAAGAAGAATAGGCCGCCCTGTTATTTCGAGCCGTCTTTTGATATGATGATCCGAAGAAGCTCAAGGAATCGGAGGATTTTTCGTTATGTCCAAAAAATTGACCCGGTCCTCGAACCAGAAGATGCTGGGCGGCGTCTGCGGAGGACTGGCGGCGTATTTCGATATCGATATTTCTCTCGTCCGCCTCATCTTTGTGGGGGTGGCCATGGTCACGGCCATTTTCCCCATGGTGCTTTTCTACATGGTCGCCTGGATCGTAATTCCCGTGAACGGGAAAAAGGCATAGAGAGGCCGAAGCCCCGAGTTGAATTGAGAGCCATGCGGGACATTCCCTTCAGGCACATCGCCGTCGAAGGCGTTTTCAAAACCGGAAAAACCCGTCTGGCCGACGCCCTGGCCCGGAAACTCGGCGGCAAGCTCGTTCTGGACC contains:
- a CDS encoding PspC domain-containing protein: MSKKLTRSSNQKMLGGVCGGLAAYFDIDISLVRLIFVGVAMVTAIFPMVLFYMVAWIVIPVNGKKA